A genomic region of Pelodiscus sinensis isolate JC-2024 chromosome 19, ASM4963464v1, whole genome shotgun sequence contains the following coding sequences:
- the PBX4 gene encoding pre-B-cell leukemia transcription factor 4, giving the protein MEDPSRLLAAAHGAGVPLPGGIPPPPSAGDPAAAAPPPHRLQPGPPPAGPQDTGDILQQIMAITDQSLDEAQARKHALNCHRMKPALFSVLCEIKEKTVLSIRGIQEEDPPDAQLMRLDNMLLAEGVSGPEKRGRGGPTAVAATSGGCPNDNSIEHSDYRAKLSQIRQIYHSELEKYEQACSEFTTHVMNLLREQSRTRPISPKEIERMVNIIHGKFSTIQMQLKQSTCEAVMILRSRFLDARRKRRNFSKQATEVLNEYFYSHLSNPYPSEEAKEELAKKGGITVSQVSNWFGNKRIRYKKNMGKFQEEANIYAAKTAVDATNVVAQGNQANSPSTPNSGSSGSFKMTNSGDSFINLQSLTSYQNSPVGANVQSQMDSLHHVIHQTGRYDTIVGNPLYTTQRIDANGSWQDATTPSSITSPVGDPGSVNSDASN; this is encoded by the exons atgGAGGACCCGTCCCGGCTGCTGGCGGCGGCGCACGGCGCGGGGGTCCCCCTGCCCGGGGGCATCCCGCCGCCTCCCTCCGCCGGGGACCCGGCCGCCGCCGCCCCGCCGCCGCACCGGCTGCAGCCGGGCCCGCCGCCCGCCGGGCCCCAGGACACCGGGGACATCCTGCAGCAGATCATGGCCATCACCGACCAGAGCCTGGACGAGGCGCAGGCCAG AAAACATGCCTTGAATTGCCACAGAATGAAGCCAGCTCTTTTCAGCGTGCTGTGTGAGATCAAGGAAAAAACAG TGTTAAGTATTCGCGGTATTCAGGAGGAAGATCCCCCCGATGCTCAACTAATGAGACTAGATAACATGTTGCTGGCAGAGGGTGTCTCCGGGCCCGagaagagaggaagaggaggacctACGGCTGTAGCAGCAACATCAGGTGGCTGTCCAAATGACAATAGCATTGAACACTCTGACTACAGGGCCAAGCTGTCACAGATCCGACAGATATACCACTCTGAGCTAGAGAAATATGAACAG GCTTGCAGTGAGTTCACCACCCACGTTATGAACCTTCTCAGAGAACAGAGTAGAACAAGGCCAATTTCACCCAAAGAAATTGAGCGCATGGTGAACATAATCCATGGCAAATTCAGCACTATCCAGATGCAACTGAAACAGAGCACGTGTGAAGCAGTGATGATTCTGCGCTCACGATTTCTTGATGCAAG GCGTAAACGGCGTAACTTCAGCAAACAGGCAACAGAAGTACTGAATGAATATTTTTATTCCCACCTGAGTAACCCTTACCCCAGTGAAGAAGCCAAAGAAGAGCTAGCAAAGAAGGGTGGCATTACAGTCTCACAG GTCTCTAACTGGTTTGGTAACAAAAGAATCCGGTACAAAAAAAATATGGGGAAGTTCCAGGAAGAGGCTAACATTTATGCTGCAAAAACAGCAGTGGACGCTACAAATGTGGTGGCCCAGGGTAACCAGGCAAACTCTCCATCGACACCAAATTCTG gTTCCTCTGGCTCTTTTAAGATGACAAATTCTGGAGATTCATTTATAAACTTGCAGTCACTGACTTCCTATCAGAACTCCCCAGTGGGAGCCAATGTGCAGTCACAG aTGGATTCTTTACATCATGTCATACACCAGACAGGAAGATATGACACCATTGTGGGGAATCCTTTGTATACAACGCAGCGCATTGAT GCTAATGGCAGCTGGCAGGATGCTACCACCCCTTCATCAATCACTTCACCTGTTGGAGACCCTGGAAGTGTTAATTCAGATGCGTCCAATTAA